The Iamia majanohamensis genome window below encodes:
- a CDS encoding DUF6325 family protein, translating to MGPVEVLVIGFPGSRFNGDIVPSLVDVVERGIISIVDAILVSRDEDGGLTVVELEEEGAGPEVAALAALVDEVHDLVSDEDVEALAADIEPGSSAAVLVFEHTWALPLRDAVAGSGGVVLSQLRVPGAVVDEVLDAVAALD from the coding sequence GTGGGCCCAGTCGAGGTGCTCGTCATCGGCTTCCCCGGGAGCCGCTTCAACGGGGACATCGTGCCCAGCCTGGTCGACGTGGTGGAGCGGGGGATCATCTCGATCGTCGACGCCATCCTGGTGAGCCGGGACGAGGACGGCGGCCTCACCGTCGTCGAGCTGGAGGAGGAGGGTGCCGGCCCCGAGGTCGCCGCCCTCGCCGCCCTGGTCGACGAGGTCCACGACCTGGTCTCCGACGAGGACGTGGAGGCCCTGGCGGCCGACATCGAGCCGGGGTCCTCGGCCGCCGTGCTGGTGTTCGAGCACACCTGGGCCCTGCCCCTGCGCGACGCCGTGGCCGGCTCGGGCGGGGTGGTGCTGAGCCAGCTGCGCGTGCCCGGCGCGGTGGTGGACGAGGTGCTCGACGCCGTCGCCGCGCTCGACTGA
- a CDS encoding cupin domain-containing protein has product MAQEIRRVVVGPDGDGGVAVRRDGPAPARVELPAVPGTTLTDLWRSDEVPLPAPGEDDPTAADFALMPPGSLFRIIDLGPTGAAEPMWHRTASVDCIYIASGTATLLHEGGEVDVAAGDTVVVGGVTHAWVNRGDAPCRLVDTSIALDG; this is encoded by the coding sequence GTGGCCCAGGAGATCCGACGCGTGGTGGTGGGACCCGACGGCGACGGGGGGGTGGCCGTCCGCCGGGACGGACCGGCCCCGGCGCGGGTGGAGCTGCCCGCGGTGCCGGGCACGACCCTCACCGACCTGTGGCGCTCCGACGAGGTGCCGCTGCCCGCCCCGGGCGAGGACGACCCCACCGCGGCCGACTTCGCCCTCATGCCCCCCGGGTCGCTGTTCCGGATCATCGACCTCGGCCCGACCGGCGCGGCCGAGCCCATGTGGCACCGGACGGCATCGGTCGACTGCATCTACATCGCCTCCGGCACAGCCACCCTCCTCCACGAGGGCGGCGAGGTCGACGTGGCCGCGGGGGACACCGTCGTCGTCGGCGGCGTGACCCACGCCTGGGTCAACCGCGGCGACGCCCCGTGCCGGCTGGTCGACACCAGCATCGCCCTGGACGGGTGA
- a CDS encoding N-acyl-D-amino-acid deacylase family protein, with product MATLIRNGTVFDGTGAPPAEVDVLVGDDGRVEALAPRAEAPPEVEVVDAAGCWVTPGFIDLHTHYDAELEVHPQLSESLRHGVTTTLIGSCGLSLVVGEPEDMADTFCRVEGIPRDTVLPLLEDIVDWKTPGEYVDHLRSRPLGPNVIGMVGHSTVRSHVMGLGRSLDRAVRPDEGELRSMADLVEESVDAGLLGLSVNLLPWDKMGGDRFRSRPTPSVFARFAEYRRLADVARRRDAVFQAIPNVQTRWSIAPLLDLSRPRGGRALRTSLLTLMDAPPAMGAYRAIAAAGALYNDRLGAHVRFQALPTPFDIYTDGIENPVFEELGAGTEALHLEDLVARRALMGAPVYRDRFRKQWTSKVAARAYHRDLAEARIVSCPDHDLDGRTFAEVAATRGADPVDTFLDLQVEHGNDLRWYSVVANAREDRLAWIMAHPTAMIGFSDAGAHLRNMAFYNFPLRMLKRVRDAERAGRPFLSVEAAVHKLTGDIADFHRIDAGRLAPGARADLVVIDPSRLDDSVEEVHEEPMPGFDGLDRLVRRNDATVRAVMVGGRVAWRGGTPADDLGTSRSYGTFLPLGGGGAA from the coding sequence ATGGCCACGCTCATCCGCAACGGCACGGTCTTCGACGGCACGGGGGCGCCGCCGGCCGAGGTCGACGTCCTCGTCGGCGACGACGGCCGGGTCGAGGCCCTGGCCCCCAGGGCTGAGGCTCCACCTGAGGTCGAGGTGGTCGATGCCGCGGGCTGCTGGGTCACGCCCGGGTTCATCGACCTGCACACCCACTACGACGCCGAGCTCGAGGTCCACCCGCAGCTGTCCGAGTCGCTCCGCCACGGGGTCACCACCACCCTGATCGGCTCCTGCGGGCTGTCGCTCGTGGTGGGGGAGCCCGAGGACATGGCCGACACCTTCTGCCGGGTGGAGGGCATCCCCCGCGACACCGTGCTGCCCCTCCTCGAGGACATCGTCGACTGGAAGACGCCGGGCGAGTACGTCGACCACCTCCGGTCCCGCCCGCTCGGCCCCAACGTCATCGGCATGGTCGGCCACTCGACGGTCCGCTCCCACGTGATGGGGCTGGGCCGCAGCCTCGACCGCGCCGTGCGACCCGACGAGGGCGAGCTGCGGTCGATGGCCGACCTCGTCGAGGAGTCCGTCGACGCCGGGCTCCTCGGCCTCTCGGTGAACCTGCTGCCCTGGGACAAGATGGGCGGCGACCGGTTCCGGAGCCGGCCCACGCCGTCGGTCTTCGCCCGCTTCGCCGAGTACCGCCGCCTGGCCGACGTGGCCCGCCGCCGCGACGCGGTCTTCCAGGCCATCCCCAACGTGCAGACGCGGTGGTCGATCGCCCCGCTGCTCGACCTCAGCCGGCCCCGTGGGGGCCGGGCCCTCCGCACGTCGCTGCTGACCCTCATGGACGCGCCGCCGGCCATGGGCGCCTACCGGGCCATCGCGGCCGCCGGGGCCCTCTACAACGACCGCCTCGGTGCCCACGTCCGCTTCCAGGCCCTGCCGACGCCGTTCGACATCTACACCGACGGCATCGAGAACCCGGTGTTCGAGGAGCTGGGCGCGGGCACCGAGGCGCTCCACCTGGAGGACCTGGTCGCCCGCCGGGCGCTGATGGGGGCGCCGGTGTACCGGGACCGGTTCCGGAAGCAGTGGACGAGCAAGGTCGCGGCCCGGGCCTACCACCGGGACCTGGCCGAGGCCCGCATCGTCTCGTGCCCGGACCACGACCTCGACGGGCGCACCTTCGCCGAGGTCGCCGCGACCCGCGGCGCCGACCCCGTCGACACGTTCCTCGACCTCCAGGTGGAGCACGGCAACGACCTGCGCTGGTACAGCGTGGTGGCCAACGCCCGGGAGGACCGGCTGGCCTGGATCATGGCCCACCCCACGGCGATGATCGGCTTCTCCGACGCCGGTGCCCACCTCCGGAACATGGCCTTCTACAACTTCCCGCTGCGGATGCTGAAGCGGGTGCGCGACGCCGAGCGGGCGGGCCGGCCCTTCCTGTCGGTCGAGGCCGCGGTGCACAAGCTGACCGGCGACATCGCCGACTTCCACCGCATCGACGCCGGCCGCCTGGCCCCCGGGGCCCGGGCCGACCTGGTGGTGATCGACCCCTCCCGCCTCGACGACAGCGTGGAGGAGGTCCACGAGGAGCCCATGCCCGGCTTCGACGGCCTCGACCGGCTGGTGCGCCGCAACGACGCGACCGTGCGGGCCGTCATGGTGGGCGGCCGGGTGGCGTGGCGGGGCGGCACGCCGGCCGACGACCTCGGCACCAGCCGCTCCTACGGCACCTTCCTCCCCCTCGGCGGGGGCGGCGCCGCCTGA
- a CDS encoding DUF1269 domain-containing protein, translating into MATMTVWKFDEPNGAQMAEEKLVGLSKQELIHLYDAAVVEWYPGKKKPKTRQAHNLVAAGALGGAFWGWLFGLIFFVPLLGLAVGAAAGAFSGSMADAGIDDDFIDSVRSQVTPGTSALFVMSSDAVIDKVKESFEGTQAHLIHTNLSNEQEAALREAFSPEED; encoded by the coding sequence ATGGCCACCATGACGGTCTGGAAGTTCGACGAGCCCAACGGGGCCCAGATGGCCGAGGAGAAGCTCGTCGGCCTGTCGAAGCAGGAGCTCATCCACCTCTACGACGCCGCCGTCGTCGAGTGGTACCCGGGCAAGAAGAAGCCCAAGACCCGCCAGGCCCACAACCTGGTGGCCGCCGGCGCCCTCGGCGGCGCCTTCTGGGGCTGGCTCTTCGGCCTCATCTTCTTCGTCCCGCTGCTCGGCCTGGCCGTCGGTGCCGCCGCCGGCGCCTTCAGCGGCTCCATGGCCGACGCTGGCATCGACGACGACTTCATCGACTCGGTCCGCAGCCAGGTCACCCCCGGCACCTCGGCCCTCTTCGTGATGTCGAGCGACGCCGTGATCGACAAGGTCAAGGAGTCCTTCGAGGGCACCCAGGCCCACCTGATCCACACCAACCTGTCCAACGAGCAGGAGGCCGCGCTGCGCGAGGCGTTCAGCCCCGAGGAGGACTGA
- a CDS encoding YidH family protein encodes MSAPSDGPPSPPRRRWLPQDPRTVGDEPDYRFTLANERTFLAWVRTSLALAAGGLGSISLLEGYGGSGLLGIVLLTLSFTTAASAYRRWAANERSMRLGVPLPASRLPVVMAVGTAVVAVVAAVMLIVDSP; translated from the coding sequence GTGAGCGCCCCCTCGGACGGGCCCCCGAGCCCACCCCGGAGACGGTGGCTGCCGCAGGACCCGCGCACGGTCGGCGACGAGCCCGACTACCGCTTCACCCTGGCCAACGAGCGCACCTTCCTCGCCTGGGTCCGCACCTCGCTGGCCCTGGCCGCGGGTGGGCTCGGCTCCATCAGCCTGCTGGAGGGCTACGGGGGGTCGGGGCTGCTCGGCATCGTGCTCCTCACCCTCAGCTTCACCACGGCGGCCAGCGCCTACCGCCGGTGGGCCGCCAACGAGCGCTCCATGCGCCTCGGCGTCCCGCTGCCGGCGTCGCGCCTGCCGGTCGTGATGGCCGTCGGCACCGCCGTGGTCGCGGTGGTCGCCGCCGTCATGCTCATCGTCGACTCGCCGTGA
- a CDS encoding hydroxyacid dehydrogenase, which yields MSPRRPVTALAMWPGIEAQLFTAASWEALDRVADVVDRRPLDLATAPADLLGSVEVLVGGWGCAPLDGAVLDRLPRLGLLAYAAGSVRSTVTDALWARGVAVSSAAAANAVPVAEMTFAAVVMVAKDVFRLRDRYRAERGRSFVAGVGPAGDLGTRGLRVGVVGASRIGRLVLERLRTLDAEVAVSDPYLPAEEATSMGATPMDLDDLCAWAEVVTLHAPALDSTHHLLDARRLARMRDGAWLVNTARGSLVDTAALEAECGTGRLCAFIDTPDPEPLPPTSPLWDLPNVVLTPHIAGSEGREVARMGDLAVAEVARWAAGQPLDHPVVAADMDRIA from the coding sequence GTGAGCCCCCGCCGACCGGTCACCGCCCTGGCCATGTGGCCCGGCATCGAGGCCCAGCTGTTCACCGCCGCCTCCTGGGAGGCGCTCGACCGCGTGGCCGACGTGGTCGACCGCCGCCCCCTCGACCTGGCCACCGCGCCGGCCGACCTGCTCGGGTCCGTCGAGGTCCTCGTCGGCGGGTGGGGCTGCGCCCCGCTCGACGGGGCCGTGCTCGACCGGCTGCCCCGGCTGGGGCTGCTGGCCTACGCCGCCGGGTCGGTGCGCAGCACCGTGACCGACGCCCTCTGGGCCCGTGGCGTCGCCGTGTCCAGCGCGGCGGCGGCCAACGCGGTGCCCGTGGCCGAGATGACCTTCGCCGCCGTCGTGATGGTGGCCAAGGACGTGTTCCGCCTCCGGGACCGGTACCGCGCCGAGCGGGGCCGGTCGTTCGTGGCCGGCGTGGGTCCCGCCGGCGACCTCGGCACCCGCGGCCTGCGGGTGGGCGTGGTGGGGGCGTCGCGGATCGGCCGGCTGGTGCTCGAGCGCCTCCGCACCCTCGACGCCGAGGTGGCGGTGAGCGACCCCTACCTCCCCGCGGAGGAGGCCACCTCCATGGGCGCGACGCCGATGGACCTCGACGACCTGTGCGCCTGGGCCGAGGTGGTCACCCTCCACGCCCCGGCCCTCGACTCCACCCACCACCTGCTCGACGCCCGTCGACTGGCCCGCATGCGCGACGGCGCCTGGCTCGTCAACACGGCCCGCGGCTCCCTGGTCGACACCGCCGCGCTGGAGGCCGAGTGCGGCACCGGCCGGCTGTGCGCGTTCATCGACACCCCGGACCCCGAACCGCTGCCCCCGACCTCTCCCCTCTGGGACCTCCCCAACGTGGTGCTGACCCCGCACATCGCCGGCTCCGAGGGGCGGGAGGTGGCCCGCATGGGCGACCTCGCCGTCGCCGAGGTCGCCCGCTGGGCCGCTGGCCAGCCGCTGGACCACCCGGTGGTGGCGGCCGACATGGACCGCATCGCGTGA
- a CDS encoding CSLREA domain-containing protein, whose amino-acid sequence MRRPVTTALGAGLALLLGIAAPAAAQTTGGAPSRTFTVNTTADTVDASPGNGRCADSAGRCSLRAAVMEANALTGSTTVVLARRATYPLTITGAGNASAASGDLDITRDVVVEGTGSTVNISALGDRAFDVARNARASIRTTRVVGGRTPAGESGGAFRTTGQLTLQNVTAIDNRVTGEGASGGAVFNDGGTLEVNRTTLSFNRAERAGGAIEANGGRTRVVVATLERNTTGPTPGNGGGLHLTGNGSVDVFFSRVLRNTAASEGGGLWNSGAGTMAVGATLVVGNVAQGTAADNGGGGLFNDGGTLFVFQSDAFDNTATNGAGSGGGILNNNGNLVVNDTRVYSNSAARAGGNIETVGGSVDVNGGLLWTGDAGANPGNGGAVHTSGPGDVEIRGTSVAANVAGNEGGGLWNSAVGTMTVTDTDVVGNDARGDLADEGGGGIFNQANAENTDGGDLTVVGSTIWANVATNGAGSGGGILNERGTLEVRDTTLIQNEAARAGGGIEALAGTTRLISSTLDGNTAGPNPGNGGGLHLTGAGDVDVVASEVINNLATSEGGGLWNSSEGTMDVETSVIRDNVSEGTGADQGGGGLFNDGEGETGGTLTVSRSGVHGNTATNGSGSGGGILNDEGTLVVTDTNLFDNSAARAGGNIETNVGTVEVTRGLMWTGDAGANPGNGGALHTSGAGEVTIMDVSIAANVAGNEGGGLWNSAVGTMTVTDSDIVGNAANGTAADAGGGGIFNQSNTDGTGGGTLTVTGSTIWANTATNGSGSGGGILNERGDLTVSDTTIIGNESARAGGGIEVVGGEAGLVGTTTLTDVRLLDNGTGANPGNGGGLHLGGAGTVTMDASRVEDNSAANEGGGLWNSPSGILTVTNTSVVNNTAPTGPNVYQDEPVAGGVFTVDGTVIQPGPNQLAFP is encoded by the coding sequence GTGAGACGACCAGTGACCACCGCCCTCGGAGCAGGGCTGGCCCTGCTCCTGGGCATCGCCGCACCCGCGGCGGCACAGACGACAGGTGGGGCGCCCAGCCGCACCTTCACCGTGAACACGACGGCCGACACCGTCGACGCCAGCCCCGGCAACGGCCGCTGCGCCGACTCGGCCGGGCGGTGCTCGCTGCGGGCCGCGGTGATGGAGGCCAACGCCCTCACCGGCTCGACCACCGTCGTCCTGGCCCGCCGGGCCACCTACCCCCTGACCATCACCGGTGCGGGCAACGCCAGCGCCGCGTCGGGTGACCTGGACATCACCCGCGACGTGGTCGTCGAGGGCACCGGGTCCACCGTCAACATCTCCGCCCTCGGCGATCGCGCCTTCGACGTGGCGCGCAACGCGCGGGCGTCGATCCGCACCACCCGGGTCGTGGGCGGTCGCACGCCCGCCGGCGAGTCCGGCGGCGCCTTCCGCACCACCGGCCAGCTGACCCTCCAGAACGTGACCGCCATCGACAACCGGGTCACCGGCGAGGGCGCGTCGGGCGGCGCCGTCTTCAACGACGGCGGCACCCTCGAGGTCAACCGCACCACCCTCAGCTTCAACCGGGCCGAGCGCGCCGGTGGGGCGATCGAGGCGAACGGCGGCCGCACCCGCGTGGTCGTGGCCACCCTCGAGCGCAACACCACCGGGCCCACGCCCGGCAACGGCGGCGGCCTGCACCTCACGGGCAACGGCTCCGTCGACGTGTTCTTCTCCCGGGTCCTCCGGAACACCGCCGCCTCCGAGGGCGGCGGCCTCTGGAACTCGGGGGCCGGCACCATGGCCGTCGGCGCCACCCTCGTGGTCGGCAACGTCGCCCAGGGCACCGCGGCCGACAACGGCGGCGGCGGCCTGTTCAACGACGGCGGCACGCTGTTCGTGTTCCAGTCCGACGCCTTCGACAACACCGCCACCAACGGCGCCGGCTCCGGCGGCGGCATCCTCAACAACAACGGCAACCTGGTCGTCAACGACACCCGGGTGTACAGCAACTCGGCCGCTCGCGCCGGGGGCAACATCGAGACCGTCGGCGGCTCCGTCGACGTGAACGGTGGACTCCTCTGGACCGGTGACGCCGGGGCCAACCCGGGCAACGGCGGCGCCGTGCACACCTCCGGTCCCGGCGACGTCGAGATCCGCGGCACCTCGGTGGCGGCCAACGTGGCCGGCAACGAGGGCGGCGGCCTCTGGAACTCGGCCGTGGGCACCATGACCGTGACCGACACCGACGTCGTCGGCAACGACGCCCGGGGCGACCTGGCCGACGAGGGCGGCGGCGGCATCTTCAACCAGGCCAACGCCGAGAACACCGACGGCGGCGACCTGACCGTCGTGGGCTCCACCATCTGGGCCAACGTCGCCACCAACGGCGCCGGCTCCGGCGGCGGCATCCTCAACGAGCGCGGCACCCTCGAGGTCCGCGACACCACGCTGATCCAGAACGAGGCGGCCCGCGCCGGTGGCGGCATCGAGGCCCTCGCCGGCACGACCCGCCTCATCAGCTCCACCCTCGACGGCAACACGGCCGGGCCCAACCCGGGCAACGGCGGTGGCCTGCACCTGACGGGTGCCGGCGACGTCGACGTGGTCGCCTCCGAGGTCATCAACAACCTGGCGACCTCCGAGGGCGGCGGCCTGTGGAACTCCTCCGAGGGGACCATGGACGTCGAGACCTCGGTCATCCGCGACAACGTCTCGGAGGGCACCGGCGCCGACCAGGGCGGCGGCGGCCTGTTCAACGACGGCGAGGGCGAGACGGGCGGCACGCTCACCGTCAGCCGGTCGGGCGTCCACGGCAACACCGCCACCAACGGCTCCGGCTCCGGCGGCGGCATCCTCAACGACGAGGGCACGCTCGTGGTGACCGACACGAACCTCTTCGACAACAGCGCGGCTCGCGCCGGTGGCAACATCGAGACCAACGTCGGCACCGTCGAGGTCACCCGTGGCCTCATGTGGACCGGCGACGCCGGGGCCAACCCCGGCAACGGTGGCGCCCTCCACACCAGCGGTGCGGGTGAGGTCACCATCATGGACGTCTCCATCGCGGCCAACGTGGCCGGCAACGAGGGCGGCGGCCTCTGGAACTCGGCCGTGGGCACCATGACCGTCACCGACAGCGACATCGTCGGCAACGCCGCCAACGGCACCGCCGCCGACGCCGGTGGCGGTGGCATCTTCAACCAGTCCAACACCGACGGCACCGGCGGCGGCACCCTGACCGTCACCGGCTCCACCATCTGGGCCAACACCGCCACCAACGGCTCCGGCTCCGGCGGCGGCATCCTCAACGAGCGCGGCGACCTCACCGTCAGCGACACGACCATCATCGGCAACGAGTCCGCTCGTGCCGGTGGCGGCATCGAGGTCGTCGGCGGCGAGGCGGGCCTGGTCGGCACGACCACGCTCACCGACGTGCGGCTGCTCGACAACGGCACCGGCGCCAACCCGGGCAACGGCGGCGGTCTCCACCTCGGTGGGGCCGGCACCGTCACCATGGACGCCAGCCGGGTCGAGGACAACAGCGCCGCCAACGAGGGCGGCGGGCTCTGGAACTCGCCCAGCGGGATCCTGACCGTGACCAACACCAGCGTCGTGAACAACACGGCCCCGACCGGCCCGAACGTCTACCAGGACGAGCCGGTCGCCGGGGGCGTGTTCACCGTCGACGGCACCGTCATCCAGCCCGGTCCGAACCAGCTGGCCTTCCCGTAG
- a CDS encoding sugar phosphate isomerase/epimerase family protein, with the protein MTDGPALAVGLCSITLRALPAEEVLAVAARAGVTTIEWGADVHVPPGDVDRARALARRGADLGIDVASYGSYLGAGPLLPDGGEVGAVLDAAEALGTSTVRVWTEVGVTPDAPEADRARVRDLTAALADVAADRGLGLALEHHPGTLTHTAAAGAALLAELDRPDVRTHWQPDPALSPAAAVEELRTVLPHLASVHAFTWGPTGIDDRRPLAEGAELWRPALALATTGPGPRPRPVLLEYVRGDDPDQVVADAATLRRWIDTLPAP; encoded by the coding sequence GTGACCGACGGCCCCGCCCTGGCCGTGGGGCTCTGCTCCATCACCCTGCGCGCCCTGCCCGCCGAGGAGGTGCTCGCGGTGGCGGCCCGGGCCGGGGTGACCACCATCGAGTGGGGGGCCGACGTCCACGTGCCGCCCGGCGATGTCGACCGGGCCCGAGCCCTGGCCCGGCGCGGTGCGGACCTGGGCATCGACGTCGCCTCCTACGGCTCCTACCTCGGAGCCGGGCCCCTCCTCCCCGACGGCGGCGAGGTCGGGGCCGTCCTCGACGCGGCCGAGGCCCTCGGGACCAGCACCGTCCGGGTCTGGACCGAGGTCGGGGTGACCCCGGACGCGCCGGAGGCGGACCGGGCCCGCGTGCGGGACCTCACCGCCGCCCTGGCCGACGTCGCCGCGGACCGGGGCCTCGGCCTCGCCCTCGAGCACCACCCCGGCACGCTGACCCACACCGCGGCCGCCGGCGCCGCCCTCCTCGCCGAGCTCGACCGCCCCGACGTCCGCACCCACTGGCAGCCGGACCCGGCCCTCTCCCCGGCGGCGGCGGTGGAGGAGCTGCGCACCGTGCTCCCCCACCTCGCGTCGGTCCACGCCTTCACCTGGGGCCCGACCGGGATCGACGACCGGCGACCGCTGGCCGAGGGCGCCGAGCTGTGGCGCCCGGCCCTCGCCCTGGCCACCACCGGGCCCGGGCCCCGACCGCGCCCGGTGCTGCTGGAGTACGTCCGGGGCGACGACCCCGACCAGGTGGTGGCCGACGCCGCCACCCTCCGGCGCTGGATCGACACCCTGCCCGCGCCCTGA
- a CDS encoding LysR family transcriptional regulator — protein sequence MISDVRKLRSLREVALRGTITAAAEAIGYTPSAVSQQLAALEVEVGVPVLERRGRNVALTDAGRLLVEHGEEVLAALERAEAAVAELHGEPVGRIRIGALASAACSLVPVALRSVTAAHPGLAPEVVVHPLDDTLRELRLGTIDVAVDQSYDVAPHGLFDDLERTLLLREPLLLVSPAADPVDRLADAADRPWVASPDGSSCGRAVRTVLGAAGVSPTFAHETDDHLATVSLVAAGLAVAVLPSLALLHGVDGLHTAVVPDAHRSLWALTRPAARTRPATTAVVAHLVEAAPAFSWEPAAA from the coding sequence CGCTGCGGGAGGTGGCCCTGCGGGGCACGATCACCGCCGCGGCCGAGGCCATCGGCTACACGCCCAGCGCAGTGTCCCAGCAGCTGGCCGCCCTGGAGGTCGAGGTCGGGGTCCCGGTGCTCGAGCGCCGGGGTCGCAACGTGGCCCTCACCGACGCCGGGCGCCTCCTGGTCGAGCACGGCGAGGAGGTGCTGGCCGCACTGGAGCGGGCCGAGGCCGCGGTGGCCGAGCTCCACGGCGAGCCGGTGGGGCGCATCCGCATCGGCGCCCTCGCCAGCGCGGCCTGCTCGCTCGTGCCTGTCGCCCTGCGGTCGGTCACCGCCGCCCACCCGGGCCTGGCCCCCGAGGTGGTCGTCCACCCCCTCGACGACACGCTGCGGGAGCTGCGCCTGGGCACCATCGACGTGGCCGTCGACCAGTCCTACGACGTGGCCCCCCACGGCCTGTTCGACGACCTGGAGCGCACCCTCCTGCTGCGCGAGCCGCTGCTGCTGGTGTCGCCCGCGGCCGACCCCGTCGACCGCCTCGCCGACGCCGCCGACCGGCCGTGGGTGGCCTCGCCCGACGGCAGCTCCTGCGGCCGGGCCGTGCGCACCGTCCTCGGCGCCGCCGGGGTGTCGCCCACCTTCGCCCACGAGACCGACGACCACCTGGCCACCGTCAGCCTCGTGGCCGCCGGCCTGGCCGTGGCCGTGCTGCCCAGCCTGGCCCTGCTGCACGGCGTCGACGGGCTGCACACCGCCGTGGTCCCCGACGCCCACCGGTCGCTGTGGGCCCTCACCCGCCCCGCGGCCCGCACCCGCCCGGCCACCACCGCGGTCGTCGCGCACCTGGTGGAGGCGGCCCCCGCCTTCTCGTGGGAGCCGGCCGCGGCCTGA
- a CDS encoding DUF202 domain-containing protein, whose protein sequence is MTGARPEASFDRGLQHERTALAWERTAIATMVAGLVLARVGAQHDRWVVAALGLAQTVAGGAVLVWAGLHYDDLHGPLRRGDDVVHPLAARLVGLMAVAASGVGLTFAVLVALLG, encoded by the coding sequence GTGACCGGGGCCCGCCCCGAGGCCAGCTTCGACCGGGGCCTCCAGCACGAGCGCACCGCCCTGGCGTGGGAGCGCACCGCCATCGCGACCATGGTGGCCGGCCTGGTGCTGGCCCGGGTGGGGGCCCAGCACGACCGGTGGGTGGTGGCCGCCCTGGGCCTGGCCCAGACGGTGGCGGGTGGGGCGGTGCTCGTGTGGGCCGGGCTGCACTACGACGACCTGCACGGCCCCCTGCGCCGGGGCGACGACGTCGTCCACCCCCTCGCGGCCCGGCTGGTGGGCCTCATGGCCGTGGCCGCGTCCGGCGTCGGGCTCACGTTCGCCGTGCTGGTGGCCCTGCTGGGCTGA
- a CDS encoding SHOCT domain-containing protein, giving the protein MMRPMMRGRRMGRPGLIGTMARTAVVAGTASAVAGGVRNRQATRAEAAAQEQADQQATQQAAYQSQAEVASLQAQLAEVQAQQAPAAPGGGTDLIAELTKLGELKAAGVLSDEEFAAAKAKLLA; this is encoded by the coding sequence ATGATGCGACCGATGATGCGAGGCCGACGGATGGGCCGGCCCGGCCTGATCGGCACGATGGCCCGCACCGCGGTGGTGGCGGGCACGGCGTCGGCGGTGGCCGGTGGCGTGCGCAACCGCCAGGCCACCCGGGCCGAGGCCGCGGCCCAGGAGCAGGCCGACCAGCAGGCCACCCAGCAGGCGGCCTACCAGTCCCAGGCCGAGGTGGCCTCGCTCCAGGCCCAGCTGGCCGAGGTGCAGGCGCAGCAGGCGCCCGCTGCGCCCGGCGGGGGCACCGACCTCATCGCCGAGCTCACCAAGCTCGGTGAGCTGAAGGCCGCCGGGGTCCTCTCCGACGAGGAGTTCGCCGCGGCCAAGGCCAAGCTCCTGGCCTGA